From the genome of Carassius auratus strain Wakin chromosome 26, ASM336829v1, whole genome shotgun sequence, one region includes:
- the tma16 gene encoding translation machinery-associated protein 16 — MPKAVKGKGQTEKAIHPYSRKAAYLASAAIKQQRKEKLKGEKAQRLNLIGEKLLWFQSQLDPDKAEYTKHDACEIIERYLHRFDRELEQIELANSIKGRQGRQYGSREAVIKQTIERERAQYEGNGFEIPDIINSKHLKIFREWTGDLKKLPNIKMRKVSAKGSDSVPPAVSQDKQMGEENKEDASLNSDTDL, encoded by the exons ATG CCGAAGGCAGTCAAAGGGAAGGGACAGACGGAGAAGGCCATTCACCCATACAGCAGGAAAGCGGCGTATTTAGCGAGCGCTGCCATCAAACAACAGAGGAAAGAAAA GTTAAAAGGTGAAAAGGCACAGCGTCTAAATTTGATTG GTGAAAAACTTTTGTGGTTCCAAAGCCAGCTGGACCCTGACAAAGCAGAATACACTAAACATGATGCTTGTGAAATAATTGAGAG GTACCTTCACCGGTTTGACAGAGAGCTGGAGCAAATTGAATTAGCAAACAGTATCAAAGGACGCCAGGGTCGTCAGTATGGCTCTAGAGAGGCTGTCATTAAACAAACAATAGAACGAGAGAGAGCTCAGTATGAAGGCAATGGCTTTG AAATCCCTGATATCATCAATTCTAAGCATCTGAAAATATTTAG AGAGTGGACTGGTGACCTCAAGAAACTCCCTAACATTAAGATGAGAAAGGTTTCAGCCAAAGGCTCTGACAGCGTACCGCCTGCAGTTTCACAAGATAAACAGATGGGAGAAGAGAATAAGGAAGATGCATCTCTGAATTCTGACACAGACCTATAG